From Gopherus flavomarginatus isolate rGopFla2 chromosome 7, rGopFla2.mat.asm, whole genome shotgun sequence, the proteins below share one genomic window:
- the LOC127055619 gene encoding uncharacterized protein LOC127055619 isoform X2 gives MQRCSSSVATKSAVIGLQGIRRYPRIPVQPLCSSVRALLPWPQVTHSLNAPGILKIPFLFAQPGVECNQSVTMPPCSKRAPAWSNGELMDLISVFSEEAVQSQLRSSHRNYDTYGQISKAMMERGHDWDAVQCRVKVKELRSAYCKAREGNRRSGAAPTTCCFYKELDAILGGDPTANPRTTMDSSEQGEEREVEGGKKPRLRVLGWGEIPRSPRRHAARSSSQARRKVASRSSWNLLVKKKQRSGFPVSSFYFQDGNVSGEEGGLWLHACMPRCGIAH, from the coding sequence ggtattaggaggtatcccagaatacctgttcagccactctgctcatcagttcgcgctctactgccctggcctcaggtgacccactctttaaatgccccaggaattttaaaaatccccttcctgtttgctcagccaggtgtggagtgcaatcaatcagtgaccatgcctccatgctccaaacgagccccagcatggagcaatggcgagttgatggacctcatcagtgtttttagtgaggaagctgtgcagtcacagctgcgctccagccataggaattatgatacctatgggcagatatcaaaggccatgatggaaaggggccatgactgggacgcggtgcagtgcagggttaaagtaaaagagctgcggagtgcctattgcaaagcccgcgagggaaaccgccgctcaggtgctgcccctacgacctgctgtttttacaaggagctggacgcgatacttgggggtgaccccactgccaatccgaggaccacgatggacagttcagagcagggagaggagagggaggtggagggggggaagaaaccgagactgagggtactggggtggggggagataccccggagtcccaggaggcatgcagccaggagctcttctcaagccaggaggaaggtagccagtcgcagcagctggaacttgttggtgaagaagaagcagaggagtgggttcccggtaagcagcttttattttcaggatggaaatgtttcgggagaggaggggggtttatggctgcatgcatgcatgcctagatgtggaatagcccactga